Part of the Brachyhypopomus gauderio isolate BG-103 chromosome 17, BGAUD_0.2, whole genome shotgun sequence genome, tcccccccgctcaacaacttaaatTCACCACCCCGAAATTTACTGACgccccccactgtatatgtcctggcGCCGGCTCTGCTTTACAGAGTACACCAGGGAAGTGATTAATCCACATAATTTGTCTATATCTGTTcacaaataaaaatttaaagaaTTACCTCACTCTCAATTTCCTGGTTTGGACGGAGTCTTGCAATGTCCCAGTAAAACATTTTATATGGCCCAATCTTCCATAGAATTACATGGGCATTTTTTCCTGCCCATGCCTCATACACATCTGCAAAAATTTGATATTTGTACATTACATTATTGTCATTTTTGTTTAGTTATAACTCGGTGTTGCATAAACTCTGCAAAATAGTACCATTAAAAATATCATAGCTTATTAAGACATCATTAAGACCTAATTCACTTAGAAAAATAAATGCATCATTTAAATTATGTTAGTTGTTCTCAGCTTTAAACTGCAGACTAATGACAGTTGttgcattacattacatttttcaaTTTGCGATTCTGGCACTGTGACATCAGTGGGCAAAGGTGGTGAGGTCACGGCGGCTGATGGAACAGGTGAGGTCACGGCGGCTGATGGATCCGGTAGCCTGTGTGGAATTCGTGGCATCTGCTCTTTGGCAGGTTTTAGGTGGTCTATATTTACTTTAAGGAAGACAGCACCATTTTTCCCCAAAAGATCTGCAGATTTTCCTTGGATTCCCGTAATTTCAAAGGGTCCAAGGAAGTTTGGGTCTAGCTTTCCTCCTTTCCTCTGCTGTTTCCTAATATTCTGCCTCCATACCTTGTCACCAACACTAAAATCATTCTTGGGGCCACTTGACTTTAGTTTTTGTTTAGTCATGTCCTGCACTCTCTCCATATTCGTGACTGCCAGGCTTCAGAGCTCATCCATCCGTTTGATGTCCTCTGAGACTGTCTCCTCACCAATGACGGCCTCAACACTGCTGTCTACCTGTAAgcaaaatgtatgtatagtttagTTTTTGATACATTTACTAATGAAGATAATTTAGTTGCCTACACTGTGGAAAAGTTGGTATGTAAGATTCTGGACAGTTTCCAAAAAGCATCATTTAACAAAGATTTTTAAATGTTAAAGAAAGTATTACACTGaactaggcttgtcacgatactaagaattacaacttcgatacgatacttaaaaaaatattgaaattcgataccattttcgataccaaagtcagatacggtgctaatttccgttttaaagcctttttatttttttttataaacaaacaaatgaatgttgctttgtgtttgaaaatgcttgaaattgtaacttaatttcacaacaaatatctgtctgactgaacagttcttttgtgttaacaaataagagcatcttgtaattccagggagagaacgtgaagacgttacgattgggcgttttgaaaataaacaaccattaaataatgtgataaaaaagcgaataattttgagtatatgtataaatatttaacttatcccaacaaacatgcgacggttaaaatcaagtctgtatcacgtcggtcagtccagacccatttttgcatgactggtggacgttcaaaactggttcaaaatctgacagtgtgactaggaccttaaccttttaacttaacaagaacgtctatgacgagttttctatctgaacgtctgactaggacctttattggatgtcaggacgtgcaaaaactgcaactgaacggcagtaatagacgttttaaaaagacgtcgctaaaactttcattctggcttttcagtggacgtcttttgaacgtctgacaaagtgtctttgctcgtgctgggaaatattgaaatggaccttgaaagtgacatacaagtgtttgaattccacaaggtgtatgaaccctgcaaacatgactttgttcatcgcgcaaaagcgcggcgcacgcgaggtcgtgcacctctcgaattttgtaacttcgcgcgccgcgcctcagcgcaatgaacaaagtcatgtttgcagggttcaattcaagcgcttgtaccaatatttcccagcacattaaacttaattaagttaaatatttatacatatactcgaaatgattcgaaatattgcacttttaatcacattatttaacactagagctcctgagaattcaggattctgaggacatcacccctccttcttctccttcttgccagcaattagcaaagccaaacatcaccctttattatgttaattcacagagcaagactgaggcagcagcctcacccagaaagtctctgatcacagagatcacagatcacaaacaagcagaaacacaaatgcttctatcaaatgcttctaacacaaatatagatagatagatagatagatagatagatagatagatagaggtagtataagaaatgtacaaagagcaagattcaagcctgctgtttagatcacaaacaagcagaaacacaaatgcttctatcaaatgcttctaacacaaatatagatagatagatagatagatagatagatagatagatagatagatagtataagaaatgtacaaagagcaagattcaagcctgctgtttagatcacaaacaagcagaaacacaaatgcttctatcaaatgcttctaacacaaatatagatagatagatagatagatagagatagatagatagatagatagatagatagatagatagatagatagatagatagatagatagatagatagatgtagtataagaaatgtacaaagagcaagattcaagcctgctgtttagatcacaaacaagcagaaacacaaatgcttctatcaaatgcttctaacacaaatatagatagatagatagtataagaaatgtacaaagagcaagattcaagcctgctgtttagatcacaaacaagcagaaacacaaatgcttctatcaaatgcttctaacacaaatatatatatatatatagatagatagatagatagatagatagatagatagatagatagatagagagcacatgaatttgttttcctgtcttttcctctccttttccagcctgctgtttagatcacaacatttatcagtgatgcagtgatgcaacgcgaccatgctaattttcgctagcaatgatatgggatttcctatataacattagcatcaagctaattgcgccatataatttcttagcttttcaaacgcgaattcaaacgcggaaacagaaagtgtttgattacaacaaatattatatagtatagtatatgaaatatacaaagagcaagattcaaacatttttatttatttttattgtttgacgggactcattagagaaactgtcgtctctacgtgcgattgaattgtaacttttgaaacacgagtctacaaattttctgccgtttgttgtagtatcggtaacatatagtctgcttgtaacttcaactttttcgtgaagtatcacgtttggtgttttggtcatatgagcttgggggtgagccagcttgtgctttggcaggcgtatgagctgggggtgagccgcttccaccgcattaccaagacaatgggcgttaatcccttcacagcaggggagtgggctacatggaccctaccaagccctgtgaaatttttcgcttctctaggagctctagtgttaatggttgtttattttcaaaacgcccaatcttaacgtcttcacgttctctcatgtttcatcctggaattacaaaaggctcgtatttgttaatgtaatacaagaaaactgttcagtcagacagatatttgttgtgaaacgaagtagttacaattaaaacattttcaagcactttagcttaaattgcagcacttttcaaacctgaaacacaaagcagcattaaaattcgtcaggtaagtgttcattcccctgttttgaggggtgtttcttttatactaccacatacagtttcggacaacactacAAAGCGGAAAatataaagcctccaccgctcgcggagtcgagcgctatggtcactcaaccaggctttagcgcccttcgttgaaatgttccaaaaccACCGCTTgcgggcttgttcatgtccttcggttttccatctgtatctgcttcgaatccaacagcactgcgtttgctttagctgccatattagcattacaaactgtcctgtgcattacggcagcttgggtgggtcaaacgaaagcgcattttatgtaaaaaagaatcgatacttaagggaaacgagtattgtaccgtttcagaatgttcagtatcgatacgtatcgatatatcgattttttgacaacactacacTGAACTCTCTCTGTTGTTTAAGATGTTCTTAAGACTATGATGATTTGAGAAACAGGTGTCTGGTTAGTGAACAATTATTTGCTTGAAGCAAAGCCtttcatttgtataaatataaacAAACCCTATCATAGGTATAgacacaaaaagaagaaaatactACTGTAAATGCATGTATGTTGATGTGTTATCTTAACCATTCCCTGTGCTACTTTGTAAGGAAGTTCAATATGTACATACATCACACAATACAAAATGTGTTGGTGTTTACATTTCCTATTGTCTTCTATAGCTAACAATTGGACAATTTTGAGTATACTGTAGCTGTCGTGTTTTTCTGAACCATGTCAATAAGGAATATTCATCAACCTCATAGATCTCTGGAACCTCCTAAGGGTAGCGGGCCTCCCTTCCAAACATGAGGTAGTACTGGGAGAATTTCGTTGTGATCTGTTTTTTGGTCCGAAGACCAAACATGACAGCATCCAGGTATTCATCCCATGTATCAGGCCTCATTCCCACCATTTTGCTCAGGGCACTGAAAACATAATTATAAAAAGAAGTTAATGAACATGTTGATACTTTGATTGAACTATGATTAAATCATGCAAAAACAAGAAAGGTGCTCCCCAACCACCACACCCCACTAACCTCTGAATTGTTCCATTCATCCTCTCCACTAAGCCATTGGTTTGAGGATGATACGGCGAACATAGACTCCTTTTTATGCCCAGCCTCTCACAAACGCTCCTGTTAATATAAAGGACATTTAACAACACAATAAATACACTGACACAAAAAATACTTATTTTAGCACAGAAAATCTCAGCCCATCAAAATTTACCGCATTGACAAACTTTCTCCCTTGGTCTGACAGGATTCGTTTTGGTGCTCCAAATAGGTGGAAAAATTTCACAATGCAGCCGGTCACCTCCTCTGCAGACTTCGACCTCAGTGGATAGGCCTGTGGCCATTTAGTTAAGTAATCTATCAGTACACATATGTACTGATTCCCCGTCTTGGTTGGGATGAGTTTCCCAATCAGGTCCATCCCTATTAGCTCAAATGGTTGTTACCTTTAAAATATTTAAGATGTTAAAGCATAAGCAATGTTGTGGTACAATCTGTATAATAACACATGGCTGTCAGACATGCTGGAATTTCAACCATGCAGTTTCATTTTAAATCAGAGAGGCTAAGCAAAGATGAATGTTCCAAAATTAGCGTAACAATTCtaaatcatttagcaggttggTATATACTGTGTAATTCAATAATATTTACCTTAATGTGTGTATATTAAGGGGAGTATATTTACCTTAATAGGGGTATAGTCCACTACTTGTTTTATTACGTTTTGACTCCTCTGGCAAACCAAACATTCTGACACCTGTATAAGACAATTGTGTACATCATGCAAAACTAATGTTAGAATTAGATATATTCTTAAAATGATACAATAACCTAACTACACAGTAAGTGAATATACATTGTGACCTTTATTTATACAGGTAGTCCCATTGAGACTTGGCGTCtcatttacaagagagacctgtttTCAATACAATATAAAACAATTAAGCTAAAAATAACACTTAAATAATATACATATTATTCATACACATCATAAAACAATGTACAAGATAGATATTAAAAAATTACAGTAACTAGATAATTAATATACATAAAACATAGCATATTTatactgattaataattacatGTGCAGGTATCTATAAATCTCTACTCTAAAACTTTCAGCAGAGCTTTAAAATCCCCAAGTGTGACCAGACTGGACAGCTTCAATTCCTTTTGAAGCAAGTTCCAGCTGGAGGGACCGGAAAAGGAAAACGCCTTTTTACCAAGCTCGGTCTGCACCGAAGGAACACTAAAAGAGATAAAATCCTGGGAGCGAAGGCTGTAACATTGCTCTTTACgagaaaaaatttaaaaaaggtaAGACGGTGCCAGATTAAGAAtagatttataaataaataagtaaaaatgtaaaagccTGCGGTTATGTAAGGAGGGCCAGTTTACTAAGGGGTATAAGGTACAGTGATGAGTAATGGATCTCGCACCTGTAATAAATCTAATAGCCCCATGGTAAGCAGCGTCCAACATACGTAGCGAAGAGGCAGAGGCATTCATATATATTACATCTCCATAATCTAACCTACTTAAAAAGGTAGCCGAAACCAACTGCTTCCTAGCTCTAAAAGAAAAACAGGACTTATTTCTAAAAAAGAAACCAAGTTGCAACTTGAGCTTTTTAAGAAGACATTCAATGTGGGGGATAAAAGTCAATTTCTCATCAACAGTGATGCCAAGGTATGTATATGATGTTACAAAATCAATTTCAGGGTTTCCCCCAGGATTTCCTTGAAGGTGCGGTGGCAGGACCCCCCGGTTGGGAACCGATAATTTATATCACGTTAATGATATCACGATATAACACAATTACACATGTTTCcagttattttctttatttccaaCACATTCAGTGGCACATCTGGCAGGCTGGCTCAGAGCATTTAATCCTCCTGgattttttaaaaaacagctcTAAGGCCTTCTGGTATGGGAACTCAAGGACTGAAGGTCCATTAATACTGATGCGCATGCACGCAGCCAGGTGCTCCCCCTGTAGCCTGTTTCTCAGGTCTGTCTTCACCTATTATGAATACATACATGAAGGCTTCATCAATGAAATGCCCAATGTTACggagtgtgtattttattataaaaaattaAAGTGATACTTACCCTATTCATCGTAGAGAAATCTCTCTCACAATTAACACTGGAGACAGGCACCGTCAAGGCTATTGCTGCCAACTTACTTAATGAGGGGTATAGCTGGGGCCACTCCTCATGCTGAGATGCCAGCTTTGTAAGAATGTGGAGCTGATCCatatccagagagagagagagagagagagagagagagagagagagagagagagagagagagcgcgatcgatcgatcgatcgatcattACCCTTACATTGTGAATACTGGAGGATTTTGTCAAGTAGGGCAACTAGGCATTTTCATCTCTTCTACCTGAAAAGCTCCAACAACCAAGTGGTGTTTGAATGATTCCCATTCCTGGAGAACCACATGTTCTGGTTGTTGAGGTAGGAATTTTTGTGAAAGTATTTGGAGGTTTGAGGTGCAATTTTCCAAATCTGAAGGTGCTGCTCCAAAAATGTGGAAGGCACCCAGTATGTCTAGGTTCTCAAACCTTCTGTCCAGGTTGTTGAGCAGGCCATCTAGATAAGGATCCATCACCTAAATATGAAAGGAAATTACCATTTTGTTGAGTTCTGAGTCCGTCTCATCTGAAGTGAATCGATTTAATAAGAACGCCTTATTTACAAATGTTGATTGGTTGATTTGAAACCAGAAAAATAGGACCTGTCTCTGGAATCGTGACCAGAAGTCATCACCGCCCTCAAGGCTGACCCTGCCTCTcctatctctctcctcctcatgGCTTGCAATATCAAAGCCTCCCAAACCAGCAGGATCGTGCAGGTTGCTGTGGAACTCGGCCAGACATGACCCAGGGGGCTGCTGATTCCCAGCCTCTTTTATTGCCCTTATGGCGGCCATTGCAACTGGAACCTGAGAAAATAGAATATTCCATCTACCAATAGCAGTATCTGTGAAGCCTAGCACTTGCTTTATTACATAAAAtggttattaaaattattacctGCTCTTTAATTGCCAAAAAGTTGACCATTTCTTTTTGGAATACCTTTGACAGGCGGGCTAAGTGGGGCAACACATCGGCCTGGAGGTGCAGTGCTGCCACAAACCTGAAGGTGGAGCAAAACGCATACAGCCCCTTGGCTGTAGGGCACTTATTCACCTTGACCTCCTCAGCCAATGCGGATAGTACAGACGGCAGGTTCCGCTGAAGGCTCTGTATGGCCAGGTGCTGAGAGAGCCACCGTGTGTCTTTCACTTCCTgattatattaaaatgttaaaggtTACATATTTATGCTGTAGACAAATGTAACCATGTTGacattgtgtttttattttctcctTCACCGTAACTTTCAAGTCTTTCAGGCCTAAAAGGCCACTGGCAGCTAACAGAACTTCAGTTCTATTCGCACTGTTGTGAAAGTACAAGTGGAGCTGCTGCAAATGGTCCCTAAAAGTTGCCATGTACTGCACTCCCATTGTGGCATCGCGGCAGGCCAGAGCCAACCGGTGAGCTGCACAGGCAACATGGACAACCCAAGGGTAGTCGTCCTGCAGCAGCTTTGCCACCCCATTCTGTCTCCCTATCCAATACAAGTAGAGAGAGTAAATCATGGCATGCAACAGTTATGACTGATGTTCATACGTGCTCATTTTGGACACAGAGACTCATTGTTATACTTCCACCTACATTTTTCACAATTATTTCTTTAATTGTGTAAGATTGTTCTGTATTCTAGATAGCTGGAACTTACCAGTCATTACAGCAGCGCCATCTGTGCCTAGGCCATACAATTGGGCAGTTGGAATGTACTTTTTGTGCAGCACATCCTTAACAGCTCTCACAATTGTGACAGCCTTTCCATCTGGGACCCTAACAATGTCTAGGAACTGACTGAACAGCTGTCCCTCTTTGTCTGCATACCTGGGAATATTTGCAAACAATATCAGTAGCAGTAGCTATTTTATCTTACTAATTTTctgtcaataattaattcctCCCTAATTCAACCCCCCCTGAAAAAGACTACCTTATGTGCAGATCCAATTGTCTTGTCACAGATACATCTGTACTTTCATCCAGCTCCAGTCCAATAGCCATACTGGTCTGGATTTCCTGCAGAATGGGCTCTTCAACCACTGACGCCAAAATCTCTAACATCTCATCAATAATGTGGTGAGAACGGTAATTGGCGTTTTTCCCTATCTATATTGTGAGAGAATGTTTTGAAGATAGAGAAGGTTACTACAAGTATAATTTGCCTATAGAGTATGTGGATTAACAAAGTCCAAAATAAGTCACCTTTAACTTCTTGAAGTAATCACATCCCAACAATTCCGCAAGATCTAGAAGATCTGCGTAGTTGGTGTGATGTGCTTGTTCTTTCTTCACAAGATGGTACAAGCATTTAAATCCACCAATGACAGCCTCATGCTCCAGAATAACATTTGGCTCAAATGCAGCGAGAACTGAGGAACCTGCACACAATTTAACTGTCAATATTGCAATTCTGCACGGACATGGAAAGAAGGAAAAATGAGGGATATCATAACAGTGGCATTGCCTTGTGCGAGTGCTGCATGACACTGCACACTCCACTTGTGGTGCTCTGACCCCATGTGCCTGTCTAAATGGTCAGACCTGTAGACGAAGCACCCCGCTTCAATAAATGGTCTTTTAGTTTGGCCAGTTTTTGACGTTTGCTTATGTTTGCGACATAGACGACAGAACATCCCTGTAGGTAAACAGCAGTGATATTCTTATTGCTACTAACATAAATGAATGAAGGAATTTGTTCTATTAAAGTATCCACACAGGTTTAAGTCAAGTGGACTCCAGTAAATTCAGCATTATCGGCAGCAGCAACAAGAAGCAGCAAAATACAACACAATACTTGCCATGATCAGTGTTATAAAGCCATGTTTTGAATCTAGGCTTGTCAACCCATGTTGGGTCCCAGCCTGAGGCCCTGTGTTTGCCTGTCTTTTGAttttggttggttggtttgctcttttccctctcttctctctgcacATCTGATTCTGCTCTTGACTCTCCTTGTTCTAGGCTGCATTCTCCGCCtccactactgctactacctgCCTAAAATGTTCATTTCAAAACATTACATGGTGAAATGGGATGACAAATTATATTTACTGTTAACAGTAGGCCTACTTCACATAAGATACAATGTGTGATTACTATGACTACTGTTACTGAGTGGTACTGTTGTGTAAGTGTTCATCATTTGAAGACATTCAAATGATGCAAAAGGGGAAGGTGTTTATAATTTCAATTAAGATGGACATAGTGAAATGAAAGTTGGGAATTTTTACAGCACGCATACTATTAAATGAATTATCCCCGCCATTATCACTGCGCTGGCTATAATGACGTGATTAAGCAGGGTAGCGCAAAGTAGACATAAATGCGGTCAACAAGCCAAACAAGAGATGGCGGTGCTGAAAGGCAatacgcgtgcgcacacacacacacatcattgaTTTTAATCAGTCTTATTTTTAACGGCTGTGTtatatggagtcaaattagggtctttaatggtgacgaaaaaaaaataatatcgcaaatataagattagcattatgcattttacgttcctaatttgtttctgcaatactttccctcttttgcgtttctttcttttctttgcgtttcatattttatgttgctgcttttttttgcaatactttctcccttttgcgtttctttcgtttgcgcgtcactgcttttctttgcgtctcgcattttacgttcataatttttttttgcgcttctctcttttctttgctccggttttaccctctgtgtggggcggggaaagaggcgtggccaagagcgaaaggcgtgctgtgaacgttcagggtcatcagttgaaccgtcacacagcgcggcaatttggttacatggcagacggtcgcccagctggaccacaggtatatgcgtgcagacatagacatcaggtgctaaagcaccaccaactctgccctttatcaatgaaagtgcccttttaaaacttcgtttaaaaatatatacattattattattattatcatcattttactgaggtcggtttgaaatgatcttttgaaaacctgagcgattaaaaacaatgccctgaaatgagccaccacctcacacacacccgacctctctcttcctttaacaccagatgcgctgcagcagcagttcagttcagtgagtggaaggaagctgaactgacgctgaacgttcacagcacgcctttcgctcttggccacgcctctttccccgccccacacagagggtaaaaccggagcaaagaaaagagagaagcgcaaaaaaaaattatgaacgtaaaatgcgaggcaaagaaaagcagtgacgcgcaaacaaaagaaagaaacgcaaaagggagaaagtattgcaaaaaaaagcagcaacataaaatgtgaaacgcaaagaaaagaaagaaacgcaaaagagggaaagtattgcagaaacaaattgggaacgtaaaatgcaaaatgctaatcttatatttgcgatattattattttttcgtcaccattaaagaccctaatttgactccatagtgTTAGGGCTATGTTTGGTCTGAAACAGACGTCAGTCTCGGGTTATATTTGAACCAAAATCAGACGGACGAAACACAGCCCAATTTTCAACGTCTGTTTTTGGGCTAGACGCAGGCCATGACGGCCGACCAGATTTAGCCCAAAAAACAACGTCCATAGGACGTCTGGTGCTTGGTGGAGTAGGCTTACCTGTTCAGTTTCTTCATCTggctcttttctttttttggcgAAGTATTTCAGCAAACTCATCTGAAAGAGGATGCGTTGACGTTAGGAATCGAACATTTTCGCCGAATGTTTCTTTTCTTAAAGGAAA contains:
- the LOC143480845 gene encoding zinc finger protein 862-like, whose translation is MLEILASVVEEPILQEIQTSMAIGLELDESTDVSVTRQLDLHIRYADKEGQLFSQFLDIVRVPDGKAVTIVRAVKDVLHKKYIPTAQLYGLGTDGAAVMTGRQNGVAKLLQDDYPWVVHVACAAHRLALACRDATMGVQYMATFRDHLQQLHLYFHNSANRTEVLLAASGLLGLKDLKVTEVKDTRWLSQHLAIQSLQRNLPSVLSALAEEVKVNKCPTAKGLYAFCSTFRFVAALHLQADVLPHLARLSKVFQKEMVNFLAIKEQVPVAMAAIRAIKEAGNQQPPGSCLAEFHSNLHDPAGLGGFDIASHEEERDRRGRVSLEGGDDFWSRFQRQVMDPYLDGLLNNLDRRFENLDILGAFHIFGAAPSDLENCTSNLQILSQKFLPQQPEHVVLQEWESFKHHLVVGAFQVEEMKMPSCPT